A genome region from Macadamia integrifolia cultivar HAES 741 unplaced genomic scaffold, SCU_Mint_v3 scaffold2381, whole genome shotgun sequence includes the following:
- the LOC122066413 gene encoding uncharacterized protein LOC122066413 produces MFRVSSNMKASNRLSLPADTRSRRSCFCTFLPTVSLLCLVFFIGSVFVVTDHTERFARWGMVDNVLMAETITCENQCRPEGSEALPKGIVSRTSNLDMQQLWGLPPKKRVRENTQSSPFFFRYNTQNSLDGW; encoded by the exons ATGTTCAGAGTTTCATCGAATATGAAGGCCTCCAACCGT CTTTCTCTGCCGGCAGATACAAGAAGTAGGAGATCATGCTTTTGCACTTTCCTTCCTACAGTTTCTTTGCTTTGTTTAGTTTTCTTCATAGGGAGTGTATTTGTCGTGACAGATCATACAGAG AGGTTTGCAAGATGGGGTATGGTTGATAATGTGCTGATGGCAGAAACTATTACATGCGAG AATCAATGCAGGCCTGAAGGCAGTGAGGCATTACCTAAGGGGATTGTTTCCAGGACCTCTAACTTGGATATGCAACAATTATGGGGTTTGCCGCCTAAGAAAAGGGTACGTGAAAACACTCAGagtagtccttttttttttcggtacaACACTCAGAATAGTCTTGATGGTTGGTAG